From one Geoalkalibacter halelectricus genomic stretch:
- a CDS encoding dihydroorotate dehydrogenase electron transfer subunit, which translates to MKNYKTIILSNQEISPGYYRMRLLTPGFSESARPGQFLMMRVQQSLPPLLRRPFGIFRTGFLPADCDGMPPKEYTEILYKVVGRGTNIMADLHRGDKVEVLGPLGRGFDVGDPGEEKILVGGGIGLVPLYMLAESLSARSKVRLLMGGRNRDDILAVTEFERLGVETYVSTDDGSLGEEGLVTQVLERKLDKFPSSSVYACGPMPMLDAVYRICHRRQVPLQVSLEALMACGVGACLGCVVKGAGHAEDNPRYLCTCKQGPVFRAEQLDWSRLGEEPGYCEGCKS; encoded by the coding sequence ATGAAGAATTACAAGACCATCATCCTGTCCAATCAGGAGATCTCGCCCGGTTACTATCGCATGCGCCTGCTGACGCCGGGTTTCAGCGAGAGCGCCCGCCCGGGGCAGTTTCTCATGATGCGCGTGCAGCAGTCGCTGCCGCCGCTGTTGCGCCGCCCCTTCGGCATCTTTCGCACCGGTTTTCTGCCGGCCGACTGCGACGGCATGCCGCCCAAAGAATACACCGAGATTTTATACAAGGTGGTGGGGCGCGGCACCAACATCATGGCCGACCTGCATCGCGGCGACAAGGTCGAGGTTCTCGGGCCCCTGGGGCGGGGCTTTGACGTGGGCGATCCGGGGGAGGAAAAAATCCTGGTGGGCGGCGGCATCGGCCTGGTGCCTCTGTATATGCTGGCCGAATCCCTGAGCGCCCGCAGCAAGGTGCGCCTGCTCATGGGCGGGCGCAATCGCGACGACATCCTCGCCGTCACCGAGTTCGAGCGCCTGGGGGTGGAAACCTATGTGTCCACCGATGACGGCAGCCTCGGCGAGGAGGGGCTGGTGACCCAGGTGCTGGAGCGTAAGCTGGATAAGTTCCCCAGTTCCTCGGTCTATGCCTGCGGCCCCATGCCCATGCTCGATGCGGTTTACCGCATCTGTCATCGACGCCAGGTGCCCTTGCAGGTCTCCCTGGAAGCGCTGATGGCTTGCGGCGTGGGCGCCTGCCTGGGCTGCGTGGTCAAGGGAGCGGGGCATGCCGAGGACAATCCGCGCTATCTGTGCACCTGCAAGCAGGGGCCGGTGTTTCGCGCGGAGCAGTTGGATTGGAGTCGTCTCGGCGAGGAGCCGGGCTATTGCGAAGGGTGCAAATCGTGA
- a CDS encoding dihydroorotate dehydrogenase encodes MAVDIGGLTLKNPVMPASGTFGYGEEYAPFLDINRIGAVVTKGLSLKPKAGNPTPRIAETISGMLNAIGLQNVGVEDFIKFKLPFLRELTTPVIVNFFGNTLEEYGEVAARLSEIPEVAAVELNISCPNVKKGGIVFGTDPKAAHEAVSVVRRNLSKPLMVKLTPNVTDITVIARAVEEAGADSISCINTITGMAVDIKTRRPRLANRTGGLSGPAIRPVALRMVHQVVQAVKIPVIGVGGIVRPMDAIEFLIVGARAVQVGTANFVDPASMITIIEGIEQFLIEEGLKDIHQLIGSLEL; translated from the coding sequence ATGGCGGTGGATATTGGCGGATTGACCCTGAAGAATCCGGTGATGCCGGCCTCCGGAACCTTTGGCTACGGCGAGGAGTACGCGCCCTTTCTCGACATCAATCGCATCGGGGCGGTGGTCACCAAGGGGCTGTCCCTTAAGCCCAAGGCCGGCAACCCCACGCCGCGCATCGCCGAGACCATCAGCGGCATGCTCAACGCCATCGGCCTGCAAAATGTCGGGGTGGAAGATTTCATCAAGTTCAAGCTGCCCTTTTTGCGCGAACTCACCACCCCCGTCATCGTCAATTTTTTCGGCAACACCCTGGAGGAATACGGCGAAGTGGCCGCGCGGCTCTCGGAAATCCCCGAGGTGGCGGCTGTTGAGCTCAACATCTCCTGCCCCAATGTGAAAAAGGGCGGCATCGTTTTCGGCACCGACCCCAAGGCGGCGCACGAGGCGGTCAGCGTGGTGCGCCGCAATCTGAGCAAGCCCCTGATGGTCAAGCTCACCCCCAACGTCACCGACATCACGGTGATCGCACGGGCGGTGGAGGAAGCCGGGGCCGATTCCATCAGCTGCATCAACACCATCACCGGCATGGCGGTGGACATCAAGACGCGCCGCCCGCGCCTGGCCAACCGTACGGGGGGGCTCTCCGGACCGGCCATCCGGCCGGTGGCCCTGCGCATGGTGCATCAGGTGGTGCAGGCGGTGAAGATTCCGGTCATCGGCGTCGGCGGGATCGTGCGGCCCATGGACGCCATCGAGTTTCTCATCGTCGGCGCGCGGGCGGTGCAGGTCGGCACCGCCAATTTCGTCGACCCGGCTTCGATGATCACCATCATCGAGGGGATCGAGCAGTTTCTCATCGAGGAAGGGCTCAAGGACATCCACCAGTTGATCGGCTCACTGGAATTGTGA
- a CDS encoding CBS domain-containing protein, with product MDVITTHINADFDCLGGMIAAKKLYPKAEMVFAGAQERSLREFFLKSASYAYAFKRVKDIDLEAIDRLILVDVRQAERIGPFGEVALREGVELHIYDHHPGGEGNLKGTLEIVEPVGSTVTVFCRLFKERGIHPTSDEATLMMLGLYEDTGNLMFSSTTVEDYHAAAFLLEHGGNLDAVADFLTYEMTAEQVALLHELLASRTVLNVHGFDVSIAHASVDHFIGDLAVLTHKLRDMENLRALIVAVRMGDRVFMVGRSRLPEVHVGEILSEFGGGGHAFAASAAVRGQTLVQVLERLNKVLPRHVNPRVEARHLMSYPVKTVGRDTPIEEVRGFLTRYNINAAPVMDAERVVGIITRQMVEKAAHHGLGDVATEEYMEGDFATVGPSAPVDELQELIVGRNQRFVPVLADERLVGAVTRTDLLRYMVDRGPRGERRQEPETGQGATDLKKREVARLIREQLPGRVGALLHDFGRIADDQGLKVFAVGGFVRDLLLGEPNLDLDIVVEGDGIAFAEAFSREQTCRVRSHEKFGTAVIVFPDGFKVDVASTRVEYYLEPAALPTVETASLKLDLYRRDFTINTLAIVLNSARFGELLDYFGGLRDLREKAIRVLHNLSFVEDPTRVFRAVRFEQRLGFTIGKQTEHLIRSAVRMGFLDRIGGPRLLNEIIHILEEPRPYPAIARLEELELIKFVHPALDIAGDTDEILERAMRALNWYELLYTGQPCHGWMVYFLCLIRDLDEDAVNGICERLAIPARHRPLFTEQRRLAQGVLQRLQAFARRKLKRPQNSEIHRWLLPLDTEVLLYLMARLENEEARSWISLFVTRLRDQKTLLSGDDLKSLGVPPGPRYREILDELLQAQLDGKVATREQELEFVARKYLKNGKPSRSRG from the coding sequence ATGGACGTCATCACCACCCACATCAACGCCGACTTTGATTGCCTGGGCGGCATGATCGCGGCGAAAAAGCTCTATCCCAAGGCCGAAATGGTCTTCGCCGGGGCTCAGGAGCGTAGTCTGCGCGAGTTTTTTCTCAAAAGCGCCAGCTATGCCTATGCTTTCAAGCGAGTCAAGGATATCGATCTCGAAGCCATCGACCGGCTGATTTTGGTCGACGTGCGCCAGGCGGAGCGCATTGGTCCCTTCGGCGAGGTGGCCCTGCGCGAGGGCGTGGAGCTGCACATTTACGACCACCACCCCGGCGGCGAGGGCAATCTCAAGGGAACGCTGGAGATCGTGGAGCCCGTGGGGTCGACCGTGACGGTATTTTGTCGGCTGTTCAAGGAACGCGGCATTCATCCCACCAGCGACGAAGCCACCCTGATGATGCTGGGTCTGTACGAGGATACCGGCAACCTCATGTTCAGCTCCACCACCGTTGAGGATTATCACGCCGCCGCCTTTCTTCTGGAACACGGCGGCAACCTCGACGCCGTGGCCGATTTTCTCACCTACGAAATGACTGCCGAGCAGGTGGCCCTGCTCCATGAGCTGCTGGCCAGCCGCACGGTCCTCAACGTGCACGGCTTCGATGTGAGCATCGCCCACGCCTCGGTGGATCACTTCATCGGCGATCTGGCGGTGCTCACTCACAAGCTGCGCGACATGGAGAACCTGCGCGCCCTGATCGTCGCGGTGCGCATGGGCGACCGGGTGTTCATGGTCGGCCGCTCGCGCCTTCCCGAAGTGCATGTCGGCGAAATTTTGAGCGAATTCGGTGGTGGCGGGCATGCCTTCGCGGCCTCCGCGGCGGTGCGCGGCCAGACCCTGGTGCAGGTTCTCGAACGGCTCAACAAGGTGCTGCCGCGCCATGTCAACCCGCGCGTCGAGGCGCGCCACCTCATGTCCTACCCGGTCAAGACCGTCGGTCGCGATACCCCTATCGAGGAGGTGCGCGGTTTTCTCACCCGCTACAACATCAACGCCGCACCGGTGATGGACGCGGAGCGGGTGGTCGGCATCATTACCCGGCAGATGGTCGAAAAAGCCGCTCACCACGGATTGGGGGACGTCGCCACCGAAGAATATATGGAGGGCGATTTCGCGACGGTCGGACCAAGCGCCCCGGTAGATGAATTGCAGGAATTGATCGTCGGACGCAATCAACGTTTCGTGCCGGTGCTGGCCGATGAGCGACTGGTTGGCGCCGTTACCCGCACCGATTTGTTGCGCTACATGGTGGATCGCGGCCCGCGCGGCGAGCGTCGGCAGGAACCGGAAACCGGGCAGGGCGCTACCGATCTCAAAAAGCGCGAAGTCGCGCGCCTGATTCGCGAGCAACTGCCGGGGCGTGTCGGTGCCCTTTTGCACGATTTCGGCCGAATTGCCGATGACCAGGGCTTGAAGGTGTTTGCCGTGGGCGGCTTCGTGCGCGATTTGCTCCTCGGTGAACCGAATCTCGACCTCGATATCGTCGTGGAGGGCGACGGCATCGCCTTCGCCGAAGCTTTTTCGCGCGAACAAACGTGCCGGGTGCGCAGTCACGAGAAGTTCGGCACGGCGGTGATCGTATTTCCCGACGGGTTCAAAGTTGACGTGGCTTCAACGCGGGTTGAATATTATCTTGAACCGGCGGCCCTGCCCACCGTGGAAACCGCATCCCTCAAACTTGACCTCTATCGCCGCGATTTCACCATCAACACCCTGGCCATCGTGCTCAACAGTGCGCGCTTCGGTGAGTTGCTCGATTACTTCGGCGGGCTGCGCGATTTGCGGGAAAAGGCCATCCGCGTTTTGCACAATTTGAGTTTCGTCGAGGATCCCACCCGGGTGTTTCGCGCGGTGCGCTTCGAGCAGCGCCTCGGTTTCACCATCGGCAAGCAGACCGAACATCTGATCCGTAGCGCGGTCCGCATGGGGTTTCTCGACCGCATCGGCGGTCCGCGCCTGCTCAACGAAATCATCCACATTCTCGAGGAGCCGCGTCCCTATCCCGCCATCGCGCGGCTTGAGGAACTCGAGCTGATCAAGTTCGTGCATCCTGCCTTGGACATCGCAGGGGATACCGACGAAATTCTGGAACGCGCCATGCGTGCCCTCAACTGGTATGAACTGCTTTATACCGGTCAGCCCTGCCATGGCTGGATGGTGTATTTCCTCTGCCTGATTCGCGATCTGGATGAGGATGCGGTGAACGGCATCTGCGAACGGCTGGCGATTCCCGCGCGCCACCGTCCGCTGTTTACCGAGCAGCGCCGCCTGGCCCAGGGTGTGCTGCAACGCTTACAGGCCTTCGCCAGGCGTAAATTGAAGCGGCCGCAAAACAGTGAGATCCATCGCTGGCTGTTGCCCTTGGATACCGAGGTTCTGCTCTACCTGATGGCGCGGCTGGAGAACGAGGAGGCGCGCAGCTGGATTTCTTTGTTCGTCACCCGCCTGCGCGACCAAAAAACCCTGCTCAGCGGCGATGATCTCAAAAGTCTCGGCGTGCCGCCGGGTCCGAGGTACCGCGAGATCCTGGACGAACTGCTGCAGGCGCAACTCGACGGCAAGGTTGCTACGCGTGAGCAGGAACTTGAATTTGTCGCCCGCAAGTATCTGAAAAACGGGAAGCCGTCACGCTCCCGAGGTTGA
- a CDS encoding site-2 protease family protein, with protein MENILAKLSIMLVPALMAVTIHEVAHGFFADRFGDPTARLLGRLSPNPVKHLDPVGTLALLIFGFGWARPVPVNFHNLRRPKTDMVWVALAGPLANLSLAVVSAVVLHGVILVSEMVSADQKMVFHVLEPLALMAGFSLYINIILAVFNLIPVPPLDGGRVLVGILPERQASLLARIEPFGFILIIFLIFFTDIYRLFLAPIVFAIVSFMAGSQQYMVYRSIEFLFGR; from the coding sequence ATGGAAAATATCCTCGCCAAGCTTTCAATTATGCTGGTACCGGCCCTCATGGCGGTGACCATCCATGAGGTTGCCCACGGATTTTTCGCCGACCGCTTCGGCGATCCCACGGCGCGCCTGCTCGGACGGCTGAGCCCCAATCCGGTCAAGCATCTCGATCCCGTCGGCACCCTGGCGTTGCTCATCTTCGGTTTCGGCTGGGCGCGTCCGGTACCGGTCAATTTCCACAACCTGCGCCGCCCCAAGACCGATATGGTCTGGGTCGCCCTGGCCGGACCCCTGGCCAATCTGTCCCTGGCCGTGGTTTCAGCGGTGGTGCTGCATGGGGTTATCCTGGTTTCCGAAATGGTCTCCGCTGACCAGAAAATGGTGTTTCATGTCCTTGAGCCCCTGGCGCTGATGGCGGGCTTCAGTCTCTATATCAACATCATTCTCGCGGTGTTTAATCTGATACCCGTTCCGCCCCTGGACGGCGGCCGGGTTCTGGTCGGCATCCTGCCGGAGCGTCAGGCAAGCCTGCTGGCACGAATCGAACCCTTTGGCTTTATCCTCATCATTTTTCTTATCTTCTTCACCGACATCTACCGTCTGTTTCTGGCGCCGATTGTTTTCGCCATCGTCAGCTTCATGGCGGGCAGCCAGCAATACATGGTGTATCGCTCCATTGAATTTCTCTTCGGTCGCTAA
- a CDS encoding pseudouridine synthase codes for MKERLQKLIAAAGLGSRRQAEEWIAAGRVRLNGRTACLGDKADPRADRIQVDGRELPRSEDKVYLLLHKPAGYVTTLRDPQGRPIVTDLIKNCPARVFPVGRLDAATEGLLLLTNDGELAQRLAHPRHKVDKTYLVKVRGLLSEQARARLASGVTLDDGPTLPADLARVRFTSGNTWFELTLREGRNRQVRRMCEAVGFPVVRLKRLRMGFLELGNLPAGRSRPLSGTEVARLKEL; via the coding sequence ATGAAGGAGCGTCTGCAAAAGCTCATCGCCGCGGCGGGCCTGGGCTCGCGCCGCCAGGCCGAGGAGTGGATCGCCGCGGGGCGGGTTCGGCTCAACGGGCGCACGGCCTGCCTGGGCGACAAGGCCGATCCCCGCGCTGACCGCATCCAGGTCGACGGACGCGAGCTGCCGCGCAGTGAAGATAAGGTTTATCTGCTGCTGCACAAACCCGCGGGCTATGTCACCACCCTGCGCGACCCGCAGGGGCGACCCATTGTGACCGATCTGATCAAGAACTGCCCGGCCCGGGTTTTTCCGGTCGGTCGCCTCGATGCCGCAACCGAAGGGCTGCTGCTGTTGACCAACGATGGTGAATTGGCTCAGCGTCTGGCCCATCCGCGCCATAAGGTCGACAAGACCTATCTGGTCAAGGTCAGAGGGTTGCTGAGCGAGCAGGCCCGCGCGCGTCTGGCTTCCGGCGTTACTCTTGACGACGGACCGACCCTGCCTGCCGATCTGGCCAGGGTGCGCTTCACCAGCGGCAATACCTGGTTCGAGCTGACCTTGCGTGAAGGGCGTAATCGGCAGGTCCGGCGCATGTGCGAGGCGGTCGGCTTTCCGGTGGTGCGCCTCAAGCGGCTGCGCATGGGTTTTCTGGAATTGGGAAACCTTCCCGCGGGCCGCTCGCGGCCCCTGAGCGGTACCGAGGTGGCGCGACTGAAAGAATTGTAG
- a CDS encoding tetratricopeptide repeat protein → MSNKEKLIAAAQKNLLKGQIAKAIKDYQKVVELDPRDIRSRQKLADLFVRAKMPKEAQEQYEGVARYYTENGFFLKAIAVYKQIQRIDPSRVEIYHRLAELNARQGLVGNALAEYKCLVSLYEKQGLVPEAINILKKMKDIDPENLNIRVKIAESYARAGMREQGLGEFRDVLKVLRAKGDPAKTLKLFQIFQPLFPGEAEVRHGFARALIDAGQLDAGIERVRKMLTEQPGAEDLQRTLALGLHRQGDFAGECQAWQELLRQAPADPQAREGYLRACLKSGRHEDAIERLELWQEELFAAQRVDLLRDLYEQLHAALPDDPRVIKNLQAVYQACGQGDKLLDLMSLEGDEFAASTPGQPEEAFETLDGSVLAEATLDLADEQDAVDLGGEEPVEELPLEFIEDAPEQPEQRDLQEVSASDVDAETELELEFEGDLLADLAPSAAEEEDLGEEPEFADTDLGELELIELPEVPPLQEETSEFSSADLSEISFDNLDADESWSVPEAAEQTTGDSEGRAEFEDTSGFLGDELPDLDIEFDRDSATAVPASPAAARTSSLLSEVERERLEGDLSRFRKNLESQIDEGDAETHFNLGIAFKEMGLLDDAVAEFDQSMRNLSRRLDSLTLKGICLKDKGDFEGAEEALKSALLLPDIREADLCNLYFELGLLHEQRDLLEPALHYFDQVSRHDPSFREVGKRIGQLRGRLGMKGGDSDRVSYL, encoded by the coding sequence TTGTCAAATAAAGAAAAGCTGATTGCAGCGGCCCAGAAAAATCTGCTCAAGGGGCAAATCGCCAAGGCGATCAAGGACTATCAAAAGGTCGTCGAGCTTGACCCCAGGGATATTCGCAGCCGGCAGAAGCTGGCGGATCTGTTCGTGCGCGCCAAAATGCCCAAGGAAGCGCAGGAGCAGTACGAAGGAGTGGCCCGCTACTACACGGAGAACGGGTTTTTTCTCAAGGCCATCGCCGTCTACAAGCAAATTCAGCGCATCGATCCTTCGCGGGTCGAAATCTACCACCGCCTGGCCGAACTGAACGCGCGGCAGGGCCTGGTCGGCAATGCCCTGGCCGAATACAAGTGCCTGGTCAGTCTCTACGAGAAGCAGGGTCTGGTGCCGGAAGCCATCAATATTCTCAAGAAAATGAAGGATATTGACCCCGAAAATCTCAATATTCGCGTCAAAATCGCCGAAAGCTACGCCCGCGCCGGCATGCGCGAGCAAGGGCTGGGTGAGTTTCGCGATGTCCTCAAGGTTCTGCGTGCCAAGGGCGACCCGGCAAAAACCCTCAAGCTTTTTCAGATTTTTCAACCCCTCTTTCCAGGAGAAGCCGAGGTTCGCCACGGTTTTGCCCGTGCCCTCATCGACGCCGGGCAACTTGATGCCGGGATCGAACGCGTGCGAAAAATGCTCACCGAGCAGCCCGGTGCTGAGGATTTGCAGCGCACTCTGGCCCTGGGCCTGCATCGCCAGGGAGATTTTGCCGGCGAATGCCAGGCCTGGCAGGAGCTGCTGCGGCAGGCTCCCGCGGATCCGCAAGCCCGCGAAGGGTACCTGCGCGCCTGCCTCAAGAGCGGCCGACACGAGGACGCCATTGAGCGGCTCGAACTTTGGCAGGAGGAGCTGTTTGCCGCGCAGCGTGTCGATCTGCTCAGGGATCTCTACGAACAACTCCACGCGGCGCTGCCCGATGATCCACGGGTGATCAAAAACCTTCAGGCGGTTTATCAGGCCTGTGGCCAGGGGGACAAACTTCTCGATCTGATGTCCCTGGAAGGTGATGAGTTCGCCGCCTCGACACCAGGCCAACCCGAAGAGGCATTCGAAACTCTGGATGGGTCGGTTCTGGCCGAAGCCACCCTGGATCTGGCCGATGAGCAAGATGCGGTTGATCTCGGGGGCGAGGAGCCCGTGGAAGAGTTGCCCCTGGAGTTTATCGAGGATGCGCCGGAACAGCCTGAACAGCGGGACCTCCAGGAGGTTTCCGCGTCCGACGTGGATGCCGAGACCGAGCTGGAACTGGAGTTCGAAGGCGATCTGCTTGCCGACCTCGCGCCCTCCGCCGCGGAGGAAGAGGATCTGGGTGAGGAGCCTGAATTCGCCGATACCGACCTGGGGGAACTGGAGCTGATCGAATTGCCGGAAGTTCCTCCGCTGCAGGAAGAGACCAGCGAGTTCTCCAGCGCAGATTTGAGCGAGATATCTTTCGATAACCTCGATGCCGATGAGAGCTGGAGCGTGCCTGAAGCGGCTGAGCAAACCACAGGCGACAGTGAGGGGCGCGCCGAATTCGAGGACACGAGCGGATTTCTCGGCGACGAATTGCCGGATCTTGATATCGAATTTGATCGCGATTCCGCGACCGCCGTCCCGGCTTCGCCCGCTGCTGCTCGAACCTCTTCCCTGCTGAGCGAAGTGGAGCGCGAACGGCTCGAAGGCGATCTGAGCCGCTTCAGAAAGAACCTGGAGAGCCAGATCGACGAAGGGGATGCGGAAACGCACTTCAACCTGGGGATCGCCTTCAAGGAAATGGGTCTGCTTGACGATGCCGTCGCGGAGTTCGATCAGTCCATGAGAAATCTCTCCCGGCGCCTGGATTCCCTGACCCTCAAAGGCATCTGCCTGAAGGACAAGGGCGATTTCGAAGGTGCCGAGGAGGCGCTTAAATCCGCGCTTTTGCTGCCGGATATTCGCGAGGCGGATTTGTGTAATCTCTATTTCGAACTGGGCTTGCTACATGAGCAGCGCGACCTGCTCGAACCGGCTTTGCACTATTTCGACCAGGTGTCTCGCCACGATCCCTCCTTCCGCGAAGTGGGCAAGCGTATCGGGCAGCTACGCGGACGGCTCGGGATGAAAGGCGGCGACTCCGACCGGGTCAGCTACCTCTGA
- a CDS encoding ExeA family protein translates to MGYLEHFGLQHEPFSNAPDARFYFDSEPHVQALRRLLFAVDSNKGLGVVVGDIGTGKTTLARRMLEHLDQQRYQSSLLIMVHSGVTPEWLLKHIAMQMGVSSPGEDRLVILRQLYDRLLEIDAQGRRAVVLIDEAQMLQTRELMEEFRGLLNLEIPGRKLLNIVFFGLPELEENLRLDPPLAQRVAVRCQLGALNARGTASYIWHRLQIAGGQRMVFEADAIAAVHQFSSGVPRLINTLCDNCLFEGAGLRTAQVTEQIVIDMARALDLQAGSASLSGEVDLDDGIAQIEAMLERLEMKF, encoded by the coding sequence ATGGGCTACCTTGAACATTTTGGACTGCAACACGAGCCCTTTTCCAATGCCCCCGACGCGCGTTTCTATTTTGACAGCGAACCACATGTGCAGGCGCTGCGGCGCCTGCTTTTTGCCGTGGATTCCAACAAAGGGCTCGGCGTGGTGGTCGGTGATATCGGCACCGGCAAGACCACCCTGGCCCGGCGCATGCTCGAGCACCTCGATCAGCAGCGGTACCAATCAAGCCTGTTGATCATGGTTCATTCCGGGGTGACGCCGGAATGGCTGCTCAAACACATCGCGATGCAAATGGGTGTGAGCTCACCCGGAGAAGACCGCCTGGTCATCCTGCGCCAACTCTACGACCGCCTGCTGGAAATCGACGCCCAGGGACGGCGCGCCGTGGTGCTTATCGATGAGGCGCAGATGCTTCAAACCCGTGAGCTGATGGAAGAGTTTCGCGGGCTGTTGAATCTTGAAATACCGGGGCGCAAGCTCTTGAATATCGTTTTTTTCGGCCTGCCGGAACTCGAGGAAAACCTGCGCCTCGATCCGCCCCTGGCGCAACGGGTGGCGGTGCGTTGCCAACTCGGCGCGCTGAATGCACGCGGTACCGCCTCTTATATCTGGCACCGGCTGCAGATTGCCGGGGGGCAGCGCATGGTGTTCGAGGCTGATGCCATCGCCGCCGTGCATCAATTTTCCAGCGGCGTGCCGCGGCTGATCAACACCCTATGCGATAATTGCCTGTTCGAAGGCGCCGGACTTAGGACCGCGCAAGTTACTGAGCAAATCGTCATCGACATGGCCCGCGCCCTGGATTTGCAGGCCGGTTCCGCGTCGTTGAGCGGCGAGGTCGACCTCGATGACGGGATTGCGCAAATCGAGGCGATGCTTGAACGCCTGGAAATGAAATTCTAG
- the mutL gene encoding DNA mismatch repair endonuclease MutL, giving the protein MTSKVTILPENLCNMIAAGEVVERPASVIKELVENSLDAGAGDILVEVEGGGKKLMRVSDDGEGMSRDDAFLCLERHATSKIRAPQDLAALRTLGFRGEALPAIASVSRMTLRTCGNDEGEGVEIYLEGGTVRKSQDLGLPRGTLIEVRSLFFNTPARRKFLRRDETEIGHIADVVTKQALAHPRVRFRLLHNGRELFEVRRDSLLEERIGAFLGRPLLRQLVPVAEGEPGDLSLRGFICPPEVTRSSTGAIYTFINGRYVRDRVVQHAVLEGYRNLLMKGRYPVVVLFLELDPAQVDVNVHPTKHEVRFRDQGRVHDFIAEGLRRVLKPSPGLGVATPPAHPAPDLAPRPAAQFHASPGAAAPADQARERVHEALVQYERRTQAGSAPPAQSGRPPAAAAPCLAAAAPDSGGFFQNLRYIGQYRNSYLLCQDGDDLVLVDQHAAHERIRFEQLREGYRRGTPARQALLFPLVVEFDFKGAAVLAEHLDLLTKFGFDVEAFGGKAFAVKALPAQLAEADVERLLRDVVGDLEQVGKSGAAEDVLDDFLMRLACHGVVRANQSLAPAEAQALLKALDGVDFKAHCPHGRPVQVRLGLTEIERLFRRG; this is encoded by the coding sequence ATGACCTCAAAAGTCACTATTCTTCCTGAAAATCTCTGCAACATGATTGCTGCGGGCGAGGTGGTGGAACGCCCCGCCTCGGTGATCAAGGAGCTGGTCGAAAACTCCCTGGATGCCGGCGCCGGCGATATCCTGGTCGAGGTCGAGGGCGGGGGGAAAAAACTCATGCGCGTGAGCGATGACGGCGAGGGCATGTCGCGTGACGATGCCTTTTTATGCCTGGAGCGTCATGCCACCAGCAAAATTCGCGCCCCGCAGGATCTCGCCGCGCTCAGAACCTTGGGCTTTCGCGGCGAGGCGCTGCCGGCCATCGCCTCGGTGAGCCGCATGACCCTGCGCACCTGCGGCAACGACGAGGGTGAAGGCGTCGAGATCTATCTTGAAGGCGGTACGGTGCGCAAAAGCCAGGATCTAGGGCTGCCGCGCGGCACCCTGATCGAGGTGCGCAGTCTGTTCTTCAACACCCCGGCGCGGCGAAAATTCCTGCGGCGCGATGAAACGGAAATCGGCCACATCGCCGATGTCGTTACCAAGCAGGCGCTGGCTCACCCGCGGGTGCGCTTTCGCCTGCTGCACAACGGCCGCGAGCTTTTCGAGGTGCGCCGCGACAGCCTGCTGGAGGAGCGCATCGGTGCCTTTCTCGGGCGGCCGCTCCTCAGGCAGTTGGTTCCGGTCGCGGAGGGCGAACCCGGGGATCTCTCCCTGCGCGGTTTTATCTGCCCGCCCGAGGTGACGCGCTCTTCGACGGGTGCCATCTATACCTTCATCAACGGCCGCTATGTGCGTGATCGGGTGGTCCAGCACGCCGTTCTCGAGGGGTACCGCAACCTGCTCATGAAGGGGCGCTATCCCGTGGTGGTTCTGTTTCTGGAACTCGATCCCGCCCAGGTCGATGTGAACGTGCATCCCACCAAGCACGAGGTGCGTTTTCGCGACCAGGGGCGGGTGCACGATTTCATTGCCGAGGGATTGCGTCGGGTACTCAAGCCATCGCCCGGTCTTGGTGTCGCCACGCCGCCGGCGCACCCGGCGCCGGATTTGGCTCCCCGACCCGCCGCACAGTTCCATGCCTCGCCTGGCGCTGCCGCGCCCGCCGATCAGGCTCGGGAGCGGGTCCACGAAGCCTTGGTCCAGTATGAGCGCCGAACGCAGGCAGGCAGTGCGCCGCCCGCGCAGTCGGGGCGCCCACCGGCCGCCGCGGCTCCCTGCCTTGCCGCAGCCGCGCCCGACAGCGGCGGTTTTTTTCAAAACCTGCGCTATATCGGGCAGTACCGCAACAGCTATCTATTGTGCCAGGATGGTGATGATCTGGTGCTGGTCGATCAGCATGCCGCCCACGAACGGATTCGCTTCGAGCAGTTGCGCGAGGGATATAGGCGCGGGACGCCGGCGCGTCAGGCCCTGTTGTTTCCCCTGGTGGTCGAGTTTGATTTCAAGGGCGCCGCCGTATTGGCCGAGCACCTCGACCTGCTGACTAAGTTCGGCTTCGATGTCGAGGCATTCGGCGGCAAGGCCTTCGCCGTCAAGGCGCTGCCCGCGCAACTGGCCGAGGCCGACGTCGAACGCCTGCTGCGCGACGTGGTCGGTGATCTTGAACAGGTCGGCAAAAGCGGCGCCGCGGAGGATGTTCTCGATGATTTTCTCATGCGCCTGGCCTGTCATGGGGTGGTGCGCGCCAATCAAAGTCTGGCGCCCGCCGAGGCGCAGGCTTTGCTCAAGGCACTTGATGGGGTTGATTTCAAGGCGCACTGCCCCCATGGCCGGCCGGTCCAGGTGCGTCTCGGTTTGACCGAGATCGAGCGTTTGTTTCGGCGCGGCTGA